A single genomic interval of Flavobacteriales bacterium harbors:
- a CDS encoding leucine-rich repeat domain-containing protein has translation MPDAALRAWANTQFPGCIVGTSIDETHPGVQSAYQVDISFVGTVTDLRGMEAFLNAEEMIVSNNPIAIWMGPPNLLMLGAVNCGITGTFHVPYHIHTLQISFNAITTLVIPSGSNLGALYAQHNQISSIVGNWDATFVDVSHNQLTSLWGIVNSSWLVTLNASHNLLTTMPAFNSGHMNALDLSWNQITGVVPVNGNNDLDVDLSHNAVDGVSGTVTAHSLNLSHNPLTQGIARLNNLVRSLRVSDTQLPCLPRLNTGLQTLYCTGSPISCLPNQPTGLNTSVANLGFTAVLCGNTSPCFQAPTAVDLRMLLQGPYDPVTQFMRTDLRTLGVLPTTDPYPGLGITYVGNGWPGVQDPAVLNATGVDAVVDWVVVELRSTIAPYPVVASRPALLQRDGDVVGTNGSLTVGFNAPAGNYRVAVLHRNHLGVMTGNAYSMGSTPAAVDLTVSSTATHGTNARNTVGTRTVMWPGDATRDGSVKYIGAANDRDAILVAVGGSTPNTVLSGVYDSRDVNLDGTVKYTGSANDRDIVLQTIGGSTPTAVRTAQLP, from the coding sequence ATGCCAGACGCAGCGTTGCGCGCATGGGCGAACACCCAGTTCCCGGGGTGCATCGTGGGCACGTCCATCGACGAGACCCACCCCGGCGTACAGTCGGCCTACCAGGTGGACATCAGCTTCGTGGGCACGGTGACGGACCTGCGGGGAATGGAAGCCTTCCTGAACGCTGAGGAGATGATCGTGAGCAACAACCCGATCGCCATTTGGATGGGCCCGCCGAACCTGTTGATGTTGGGTGCCGTGAACTGTGGTATCACGGGAACCTTCCACGTGCCGTACCATATTCACACGCTGCAGATCTCCTTCAATGCCATCACCACCTTGGTCATACCTTCCGGGTCGAACCTGGGCGCACTGTATGCCCAGCACAACCAGATCAGCTCCATCGTGGGCAACTGGGATGCGACGTTCGTGGACGTGAGCCACAACCAGCTGACATCGCTATGGGGGATCGTGAACAGTTCGTGGTTGGTGACCCTCAACGCCAGCCACAACCTGCTCACGACCATGCCAGCGTTCAACTCCGGTCATATGAACGCCTTGGATCTGAGCTGGAATCAGATCACGGGAGTGGTGCCGGTGAACGGGAACAACGACCTGGATGTGGACCTGAGCCACAATGCGGTGGATGGTGTGAGCGGTACGGTGACCGCCCACAGCTTGAATTTGAGCCACAATCCACTAACGCAAGGGATCGCCCGGCTGAACAACCTGGTGCGAAGCTTGCGCGTGAGCGACACACAACTGCCCTGTCTGCCTCGATTGAACACTGGTCTGCAGACCTTGTACTGTACCGGCAGCCCTATCAGCTGCCTGCCCAACCAGCCGACGGGGTTGAACACAAGCGTGGCCAACCTGGGATTCACCGCCGTGCTGTGTGGCAACACCTCGCCATGCTTCCAGGCGCCCACGGCCGTGGACCTGCGGATGCTGTTGCAGGGGCCCTACGATCCGGTCACGCAATTCATGCGGACCGACCTGCGCACCCTGGGTGTGCTGCCCACCACCGACCCCTACCCGGGCCTGGGCATCACCTATGTGGGCAACGGCTGGCCGGGCGTCCAGGACCCCGCCGTGCTGAACGCCACGGGGGTGGATGCGGTGGTGGACTGGGTGGTGGTGGAGCTGCGCTCCACCATTGCGCCATACCCGGTGGTGGCCTCGCGGCCCGCGCTGCTGCAGCGCGATGGCGACGTGGTGGGCACCAACGGCTCGCTGACGGTGGGCTTCAACGCGCCGGCCGGCAACTACCGCGTGGCCGTGCTGCACCGCAACCACCTGGGGGTGATGACCGGGAACGCCTACAGCATGGGCAGCACGCCCGCTGCGGTGGACCTGACGGTGAGCAGCACGGCCACCCACGGCACCAACGCACGGAACACCGTGGGCACGCGGACGGTGATGTGGCCTGGGGATGCCACGCGCGACGGCAGCGTGAAGTACATCGGTGCGGCCAACGACCGCGACGCGATCCTGGTGGCCGTGGGCGGGAGCACACCGAACACGGTACTTTCGGGCGTGTACGACAGCCGCGACGTGAACCTTGACGGGACAGTAAAGTACACGGGCAGCGCGAACGATCGGGACATCGTGCTGCAGACGATCGGCGGCAGCACCCCCACGGCGGTACGCACCGCACAGCTACCGTGA
- a CDS encoding LytTR family transcriptional regulator DNA-binding domain-containing protein yields the protein MMRPLQVMIVEDEPFIAEDLATMLVDLGHAVSGRARDAAEALHLLHTITTDLVLLDIRLGDGPDGFAVAAGLQQRGIPFLYVTSHTDADTLARMGETRPAGFIRKPFDEEDLRAQLAVALSRTAPTGPADLFVRDKGRLVRLPVGEVLFAEADDNYVILHTAERRHVLVATLAHIQQRLGTAGFARVHRSYLVNLHRVSALHDGHVLVGPHRVPVGRTHRDALKARLRIGGTADR from the coding sequence ATGATGCGCCCGCTGCAGGTGATGATCGTGGAGGATGAGCCCTTCATCGCGGAGGACCTGGCCACGATGCTGGTCGACCTGGGGCATGCCGTGAGCGGCCGGGCCCGCGATGCCGCGGAGGCCCTGCATCTGCTCCACACCATCACGACCGATCTGGTCCTGCTCGACATCCGCCTGGGCGATGGTCCGGACGGCTTCGCGGTGGCGGCGGGGTTGCAGCAACGCGGCATCCCCTTCCTCTACGTCACCTCCCATACCGATGCCGACACCCTCGCGCGCATGGGCGAGACCCGCCCGGCAGGCTTCATCCGCAAACCGTTCGATGAGGAGGACCTGCGCGCCCAGCTGGCCGTGGCCCTCTCCCGCACCGCGCCCACGGGTCCCGCCGATCTGTTCGTGCGCGACAAGGGCCGCCTGGTGCGGCTGCCCGTCGGCGAAGTGCTCTTCGCGGAGGCCGACGACAACTATGTGATCCTGCACACCGCCGAGCGCAGGCATGTGCTCGTGGCCACGCTGGCCCACATCCAGCAGCGGCTCGGTACAGCAGGCTTCGCGCGGGTGCACCGCTCCTACCTGGTCAACCTCCACCGCGTGTCCGCCCTGCACGATGGGCATGTGCTCGTGGGGCCCCATCGCGTGCCCGTGGGCCGCACGCACCGCGATGCGTTGAAGGCGCGTCTGCGCATCGGAGGCACCGCGGACCGGTGA